Proteins found in one Zea mays cultivar B73 chromosome 1, Zm-B73-REFERENCE-NAM-5.0, whole genome shotgun sequence genomic segment:
- the LOC100285702 gene encoding folylpolyglutamate synthase isoform X1 translates to MRAGGGAPPRHAPLSPTASATATLVPASVAMPTPRLVHLRHLLSFRSALPRPLGPNQSHPLPGSVHPSLLLPRAMAGVAYAGLATGSAEYEEVLGCLASLITQKVRADTGNRGNQWELMSKYVQILELEESIAQLKVVHVAGTKGKGSTCTFAESILRSCGFHTGLFTSPHLMDVRERFRLDGLDISEEKFIRYFWWCWKTLKDKTGDGVPMPAYFRFLALLAFKIFSDEQVDVVVLEVGLGGKYDATNVVRAPVVCGITSLGYDHMEILGNTLGEITREKAGILKKGVPAYTVPQPEEAMSVLMKRATELGVSLQVVHPLDPQKLEDQPLGLHGEHQYMNAGLAIALANTWLERQGHLNRLHVKHSGTLPDQFIKGLSSACLQGRGQIIPNSQVNSENDRDSSLVFYLDGAHSSESMEMCARWFAHATNSDGIQPGPSEQPHTDRDSRKFLLFNCMTVRDPQRLLPRLLDTCAQNGLHFEHALFVPNQSQYNKLGSLASPPSEREQIDLSWQLSLQKVWGNLPHHNKGLNDVNSSGATSVFESLPLAIKWLRETAQQNQSIQFQVLVTGSLHLVGDVLRLLKNNK, encoded by the exons ATGCGCGCGGGCGGCGGCGCGCCTCCCCGACACGCACCACTCTCCCCGACCGCCTCCGCCACTGCCACGCTAGTACCCGCTTCTGTCGCCATGCCCACGCCGCGCCTCGTACACCTCCGCCACCTCCTCTCATTCCGCTCCGCCCTTCCCCGCCCGCTGGGTCCCAACCAAAGCCACCCGCTCCCCGGGTCGGTTCACCCGTCCCTTCTCCTCCCCCGTGCCATGGCTGGTGTCGCATACGCAG GTCTGGCGACGGGGTCGGCGGAATACGAGGAGGTGCTCGGGTGCCTCGCGTCGCTGATAACGCAGAAGGTGCGCGCGGACACCGGCAACCGCGGCAACCAGTGGGAGCTCATGTCCAAGTACGTCCAG ATACTGGAACTGGAGGAATCCATCGCGCAGTTGAAAGTGGTTCACGTTGCTGGGACCAAAGGGAAG GGTTCAACATGCACATTTGCTGAGTCAATCCTTCGATCATGTGGTTTCCACACTGGGCTCTTCACTTCACCACATTTGATGGATGTCCGCGAGCGATTTCGGCTTGATGG GCTGGACATTTCAGAAGAAAAGTTTATTAGGTATTTCTGGTGGTGCTGGAAGACACTGAAG GACAAGACTGGTGATGGTGTACCGATGCCGGCCTACTTTAGGTTCCTTGCACTGCTAGCATTCAAGATCTTTTCAGATGAGCAG GTGGATGTCGTAGTGCTCGAGGTTGGTTTGGGAGGGAAGTATGATGCAACAAATGTG GTCAGAGCACCTGTAGTTTGTGGAATAACATCCCTTGGGTATGATCATATGGAAATTCTTG GAAACACACTTGGAGAAATTACTAGAGAGAAGGCTGGGATACTGAAG AAAGGAGTTCCAGCGTATACAGTTCCACAGCCAGAAGAGGCAATGTCTGTACTGATGAAGCGAGCTACTGAATTGGGT GTTTCTCTTCAAGTTGTCCACCCTTTGGACCCACAGAAATTAGAGGATCAACCTCTTGGACTCCATGGTGAGCACCAATACATGAATGCAGGTCTTGCAATTGCATTGGCTAATACCTGGCTTGAGAGGCAAGGCCATTTGAACAGATTACATGTCAAACATTCT GGTACCTTGCCAGATCAGTTCATCAAAGGGCTGTCGAGTGCTTGTCTGCAAGGTCGAGGACAGATTATTCCAAATTCACAAGTGAACTCAGAAAATGATCGTGATTCTTCATTGGTTTTCTATTTGGATGGGGCACATAGCTCAGAAAGCATGGAAATGTGTGCAAGATGGTTTGCCCACGCTACAAATAGTGATGGAATACAGCCAGGTCCTTCGGAGCAGCCTCACACTGATAGGGATTCCAGGAAG TTTCTCCTTTTCAATTGCATGACTGTAAGAGATCCTCAGAGATTGCTCCCACGTCTTCTAGATACATGTGCTCAAAATG GTCTCCACTTTGAGCATGCCTTATTTGTGCCAAACCAATCACAGTACAACAAGCTTGGATCCCTTGCATCCCCACCTTCAGAGCGTGAACAAATTGATTTGTCATGGCAGTTGTCGCTTCAAAAGGTGTGGGGAAACCTGCCTCATCACAATAAAG GTCTAAATGATGTAAACTCTAGCGGAGCTACCTCGGTTTTTGAATCTCTTCCATTGGCAATTAAATGGCTAAGGGAAACTGCTCAACAAAATCAATCGATTCAGTTTCAG GTCTTAGTTACCGGCTCGCTGCACCTTGTCGGCGATGTCTTAAGATTGCTCAAGAACAATAAGTAA
- the LOC100285702 gene encoding folylpolyglutamate synthase, with protein MRAGGGAPPRHAPLSPTASATATLVPASVAMPTPRLVHLRHLLSFRSALPRPLGPNQSHPLPGSVHPSLLLPRAMAGVAYAGLATGSAEYEEVLGCLASLITQKVRADTGNRGNQWELMSKYVQILELEESIAQLKVVHVAGTKGKGSTCTFAESILRSCGFHTGLFTSPHLMDVRERFRLDGLDISEEKFIRYFWWCWKTLKDKTGDGVPMPAYFRFLALLAFKIFSDEQQVDVVVLEVGLGGKYDATNVVRAPVVCGITSLGYDHMEILGNTLGEITREKAGILKKGVPAYTVPQPEEAMSVLMKRATELGVSLQVVHPLDPQKLEDQPLGLHGEHQYMNAGLAIALANTWLERQGHLNRLHVKHSGTLPDQFIKGLSSACLQGRGQIIPNSQVNSENDRDSSLVFYLDGAHSSESMEMCARWFAHATNSDGIQPGPSEQPHTDRDSRKFLLFNCMTVRDPQRLLPRLLDTCAQNGLHFEHALFVPNQSQYNKLGSLASPPSEREQIDLSWQLSLQKVWGNLPHHNKGLNDVNSSGATSVFESLPLAIKWLRETAQQNQSIQFQVLVTGSLHLVGDVLRLLKNNK; from the exons ATGCGCGCGGGCGGCGGCGCGCCTCCCCGACACGCACCACTCTCCCCGACCGCCTCCGCCACTGCCACGCTAGTACCCGCTTCTGTCGCCATGCCCACGCCGCGCCTCGTACACCTCCGCCACCTCCTCTCATTCCGCTCCGCCCTTCCCCGCCCGCTGGGTCCCAACCAAAGCCACCCGCTCCCCGGGTCGGTTCACCCGTCCCTTCTCCTCCCCCGTGCCATGGCTGGTGTCGCATACGCAG GTCTGGCGACGGGGTCGGCGGAATACGAGGAGGTGCTCGGGTGCCTCGCGTCGCTGATAACGCAGAAGGTGCGCGCGGACACCGGCAACCGCGGCAACCAGTGGGAGCTCATGTCCAAGTACGTCCAG ATACTGGAACTGGAGGAATCCATCGCGCAGTTGAAAGTGGTTCACGTTGCTGGGACCAAAGGGAAG GGTTCAACATGCACATTTGCTGAGTCAATCCTTCGATCATGTGGTTTCCACACTGGGCTCTTCACTTCACCACATTTGATGGATGTCCGCGAGCGATTTCGGCTTGATGG GCTGGACATTTCAGAAGAAAAGTTTATTAGGTATTTCTGGTGGTGCTGGAAGACACTGAAG GACAAGACTGGTGATGGTGTACCGATGCCGGCCTACTTTAGGTTCCTTGCACTGCTAGCATTCAAGATCTTTTCAGATGAGCAG CAGGTGGATGTCGTAGTGCTCGAGGTTGGTTTGGGAGGGAAGTATGATGCAACAAATGTG GTCAGAGCACCTGTAGTTTGTGGAATAACATCCCTTGGGTATGATCATATGGAAATTCTTG GAAACACACTTGGAGAAATTACTAGAGAGAAGGCTGGGATACTGAAG AAAGGAGTTCCAGCGTATACAGTTCCACAGCCAGAAGAGGCAATGTCTGTACTGATGAAGCGAGCTACTGAATTGGGT GTTTCTCTTCAAGTTGTCCACCCTTTGGACCCACAGAAATTAGAGGATCAACCTCTTGGACTCCATGGTGAGCACCAATACATGAATGCAGGTCTTGCAATTGCATTGGCTAATACCTGGCTTGAGAGGCAAGGCCATTTGAACAGATTACATGTCAAACATTCT GGTACCTTGCCAGATCAGTTCATCAAAGGGCTGTCGAGTGCTTGTCTGCAAGGTCGAGGACAGATTATTCCAAATTCACAAGTGAACTCAGAAAATGATCGTGATTCTTCATTGGTTTTCTATTTGGATGGGGCACATAGCTCAGAAAGCATGGAAATGTGTGCAAGATGGTTTGCCCACGCTACAAATAGTGATGGAATACAGCCAGGTCCTTCGGAGCAGCCTCACACTGATAGGGATTCCAGGAAG TTTCTCCTTTTCAATTGCATGACTGTAAGAGATCCTCAGAGATTGCTCCCACGTCTTCTAGATACATGTGCTCAAAATG GTCTCCACTTTGAGCATGCCTTATTTGTGCCAAACCAATCACAGTACAACAAGCTTGGATCCCTTGCATCCCCACCTTCAGAGCGTGAACAAATTGATTTGTCATGGCAGTTGTCGCTTCAAAAGGTGTGGGGAAACCTGCCTCATCACAATAAAG GTCTAAATGATGTAAACTCTAGCGGAGCTACCTCGGTTTTTGAATCTCTTCCATTGGCAATTAAATGGCTAAGGGAAACTGCTCAACAAAATCAATCGATTCAGTTTCAG GTCTTAGTTACCGGCTCGCTGCACCTTGTCGGCGATGTCTTAAGATTGCTCAAGAACAATAAGTAA